From Kwoniella europaea PYCC6329 chromosome 3, complete sequence, one genomic window encodes:
- a CDS encoding small nuclear ribonucleoprotein Sm D2: MSQYAHVPKSELDEAQIKELEEYEISQGPLSVLQQAVRNSSQVLISLRNNKKLLARVKAFDRHCNMVLENVKEMWTETPKGKGKKPVNKDRFISKMFLRGDSVILVLRNAA; encoded by the exons ATGAG TCAATACGCCCACGTACCCAAATCCGAGTTGGACGAAGCGCAAATAAAAGAATTAGAGGAGTATGAGATCTCTCAAGGACCTTTATCGGTCTTACAACAGGCCGTACGAAACTCGTCGCAGGTGTTGATCTCTTTACGAAATAACAAGAAGTTGCTGGCGAGAGTGAAAGCTTTTGATAGGCATTGTAACATGGTCTTGGAGAATgtgaaagag ATGTGGACGGAAACAccgaaaggaaagggaaagaagccAGTGAATAAGGATAGATTCATCTC CAAAATGTTCCTTCGTGGCGATTCAGTCATTCTCG TCCTTCGTAACGCAGCTTAA